One segment of Streptomyces sp. YIM 121038 DNA contains the following:
- a CDS encoding GNAT family N-acetyltransferase, whose product MTTTAPSAAPVCLADGLVLREARPQDLDRIGALLTARGEPADALDHRLVAEDPDAGWSSCAVVVDGDRVVSTATLLDESLRVGGVQLPAGQVELVATDKEYEGRGLVRALMGWAHARSAARGHVVQAMIGIPYFYRLFGYEYAIDMPRTLAVRTPPPGAGAPALRAARPADIPAVAALQDAAQERFDVAMPHSAPCWRWLLEHEASALWVLERAGAVVATGRTTPPDGGVLLAEAAARDGAAARELLRGVAALAPEGPVRVVDRPGTVTSAAWQEFLEHTPREQAEQYYVRVPDVAALLDRLRPLLWQRLTAAGADPGDGDIVVSTFGAHYRMPVRAEGLGSVVTGGPMQGPRAVGGAGVAPDQLPALLFGPHGLEGLTRLRPDVYAAREELFRALFPPLTADVLSFYLPF is encoded by the coding sequence GTGACGACGACCGCTCCCTCCGCCGCCCCTGTTTGCCTGGCCGACGGCCTCGTGCTGCGCGAGGCCCGCCCTCAGGACCTCGACCGGATCGGCGCGCTGCTGACCGCGCGGGGCGAGCCCGCCGACGCCCTCGACCACCGCCTCGTGGCCGAGGACCCGGACGCCGGGTGGTCCTCCTGCGCCGTGGTCGTCGACGGTGACCGCGTCGTCTCCACCGCGACGCTCCTCGACGAGAGCCTGCGCGTCGGCGGCGTCCAGCTGCCCGCGGGACAGGTCGAACTGGTCGCCACGGACAAGGAGTACGAAGGCCGCGGCCTGGTGCGGGCCCTCATGGGCTGGGCGCACGCACGTTCCGCCGCGCGGGGCCACGTGGTCCAGGCGATGATCGGGATCCCGTACTTCTACCGGCTGTTCGGGTACGAGTACGCCATCGACATGCCGCGGACCCTGGCCGTGCGGACACCGCCGCCCGGTGCGGGAGCGCCCGCGCTGCGCGCCGCCCGGCCCGCCGACATCCCCGCGGTGGCGGCCCTCCAGGACGCGGCGCAGGAACGTTTCGACGTGGCGATGCCGCACTCGGCCCCCTGCTGGCGGTGGCTCCTTGAGCACGAGGCGAGCGCGCTGTGGGTCCTGGAGCGGGCCGGTGCCGTCGTCGCCACCGGCCGCACCACGCCCCCGGACGGCGGGGTGCTCCTCGCCGAGGCCGCCGCACGCGACGGGGCGGCGGCCCGGGAGCTGTTGCGCGGGGTCGCCGCCCTGGCCCCCGAGGGGCCGGTGCGCGTCGTCGACCGGCCGGGCACGGTGACATCCGCCGCCTGGCAGGAGTTCCTGGAGCACACGCCGCGCGAGCAGGCCGAGCAGTACTACGTCCGCGTCCCGGACGTCGCGGCCCTCCTGGACCGGCTGCGGCCGCTGCTCTGGCAGCGCCTCACCGCGGCCGGCGCGGATCCCGGCGATGGCGACATCGTCGTGTCCACGTTCGGCGCCCACTACCGGATGCCGGTACGGGCCGAGGGCCTCGGGTCCGTGGTCACCGGCGGGCCGATGCAGGGCCCCAGGGCCGTGGGCGGCGCCGGGGTGGCGCCCGACCAGCTGCCCGCCCTGCTGTTCGGCCCGCACGGCCTGGAGGGCCTGACGCGCCTGCGGCCCGATGTCTACGCCGCGCGGGAGGAGCTGTTCCGGGCGCTCTTCCCGCCGCTGACCGCGGACGTGCTCAGCTTCTACCTGCCGTTCTGA
- a CDS encoding serine hydrolase domain-containing protein yields the protein MADVQGTYDDLFTAVPQALAALLDSGDTGASAAVFVDGEPVVDVWGGFADADRTTDWQRDTLVNTWSVTKTMTALCALILADRGALDPDAPVARYWPEFAAAGKRGVLVRHLLAHTAGLPDWEGPVEELYDWPAATARLAAQTPRWDPGTAAGYHSLTQGFLVGEVIRRITGRGPGRFFAEEVAGPLGADFHLGLAAEHDGRVALAVPPPSQGEDYAASAPGSGAAPSDATAIRVRDGNSVAWRRAEIPAASGFGNARSVALVQSVLACGGAVGDVRLLSKAGCDRAWQEQFHGEDRVLGTSMRYGMGYGLFGTTYGWGGWGGSLVMVEPDARMAVAYVTNQLRRPEEDNRGLDVVMAAYDGLTALRA from the coding sequence ATGGCCGACGTTCAGGGCACATATGATGATCTGTTCACCGCCGTACCCCAGGCACTCGCGGCGCTCCTCGACTCGGGTGACACGGGGGCCTCGGCAGCCGTCTTCGTGGACGGCGAGCCGGTGGTCGACGTCTGGGGCGGCTTCGCCGACGCGGACCGTACGACTGACTGGCAGCGGGACACCCTCGTCAACACCTGGTCCGTCACGAAGACGATGACGGCGCTGTGCGCCCTGATCCTCGCGGACCGCGGCGCACTCGACCCGGACGCGCCGGTCGCCCGGTACTGGCCGGAGTTCGCGGCCGCGGGCAAGCGGGGCGTGCTGGTCCGCCATCTGCTCGCGCACACCGCGGGCCTTCCCGACTGGGAGGGGCCCGTCGAGGAGCTCTACGACTGGCCGGCCGCCACGGCGCGCCTGGCCGCGCAGACACCGCGCTGGGACCCGGGCACCGCGGCCGGATACCACTCGCTGACCCAGGGGTTCCTGGTCGGTGAGGTCATCCGCCGGATCACCGGCCGAGGCCCGGGCCGCTTCTTCGCCGAAGAGGTGGCCGGGCCGCTGGGCGCCGACTTCCACCTGGGCCTGGCGGCCGAGCACGACGGCCGGGTCGCGCTCGCGGTGCCGCCGCCCTCCCAGGGCGAGGACTACGCCGCGAGCGCCCCGGGCAGCGGCGCCGCGCCCTCCGATGCGACCGCGATCCGGGTCCGCGACGGCAACAGCGTCGCCTGGCGCCGCGCGGAGATCCCCGCAGCGAGCGGCTTCGGCAACGCCCGCTCGGTCGCGCTCGTGCAGTCGGTCCTGGCCTGCGGGGGAGCGGTGGGCGACGTACGGCTCCTGTCGAAGGCGGGCTGCGACCGCGCGTGGCAGGAGCAGTTCCACGGTGAGGACCGCGTCCTGGGCACCTCGATGCGCTACGGCATGGGCTACGGCCTGTTCGGCACCACCTACGGATGGGGCGGCTGGGGCGGTTCGCTGGTCATGGTCGAGCCCGACGCCCGCATGGCGGTGGCGTACGTGACGAACCAGCTGCGCCGGCCCGAAGAGGACAACCGGGGGCTGGACGTCGTGATGGCCGCCTACGACGGGCTCACGGCCCTGCGCGCCTGA
- the narI gene encoding respiratory nitrate reductase subunit gamma codes for MKHLHTTLWGVLPYLVVAFMVTGTVWRYRYDRFGFTTRSSQLHENRLLRVGGPLFHFGLLFVIAGHLIGLLVPEAFTDRVHVHEWLYHANALLVGGIAGLATLAGLAILLYRRLRVPAVRGATSRSDRAVYPLLAAVILAGITATASTAPPHHYDYRLGVSVWVRSLFALDPDVSAMSHAPFVYQTHTLLAMALFALWPFSRLVHAFTAPVGYLARPYIVYRSRGARPAPVTRPAPVAAPPVRDAAARR; via the coding sequence GTGAAGCACCTGCACACCACCTTGTGGGGCGTGCTGCCCTATCTCGTCGTGGCCTTCATGGTCACGGGCACCGTGTGGCGCTACCGCTACGACCGGTTCGGCTTCACCACCCGCTCCAGCCAGCTGCACGAGAACCGGCTCCTGCGGGTCGGCGGCCCCCTCTTCCACTTCGGTCTGCTCTTCGTCATCGCCGGACACCTCATCGGCCTGCTCGTCCCCGAGGCCTTCACCGACCGCGTCCACGTCCACGAGTGGCTCTACCACGCCAACGCGCTGCTCGTCGGCGGCATCGCGGGCCTCGCCACCCTGGCCGGGCTCGCGATCCTGCTCTACCGCCGCCTGCGCGTACCGGCCGTCCGCGGCGCCACCAGCCGCAGCGACCGCGCCGTCTACCCGCTCCTCGCCGCGGTGATCCTGGCCGGGATCACCGCGACCGCCTCCACCGCGCCGCCCCACCACTACGACTACCGGCTCGGCGTCTCCGTGTGGGTCCGCTCCCTGTTCGCCCTGGACCCCGACGTGTCGGCCATGTCCCACGCCCCGTTCGTCTACCAGACGCACACGCTGCTCGCCATGGCGCTGTTCGCGCTGTGGCCCTTCAGCCGCCTCGTGCACGCCTTCACCGCCCCGGTCGGCTATCTGGCCCGCCCCTACATCGTCTACCGCTCCCGCGGCGCGCGGCCCGCGCCGGTGACCCGTCCCGCCCCGGTGGCCGCCCCGCCGGTACGGGACGCCGCCGCGCGCCGGTGA
- a CDS encoding protein TolB, whose protein sequence is MAGSVQSSAVRALRIGRAAVAVTAVGVVGLTVPPATAQAAGPVPSPAPSVERVSVAADGTQADNNSTHASLSRNGAFTVFHSAATNLTSEPTPRPPGAVHVRDNATGAVKRIRDSLQDPAVSDDGRYVTYLGWGSQTVKVKLTDLETGQTRTVSSGPAKAGSNSATMSADGRYIAFTQLPDHPSVPSRVDVYDRVKDTYETVSEGPPVSTRDMQEPSISADGRYVAYRDAGTGEVWRYDRDQHTRVRVDDSGSSELVQLSGNGRTVAINTTDGTYVRDVPNGATTRLPGKRIDALSQNGHQVLYQSNGPVAYSALRLRHVPSGRETDVHGTARAVPGALAGEDRLVFDSPDAGIVPGDTNGKADIFLWRAHPPQNGR, encoded by the coding sequence TTGGCTGGAAGCGTGCAGTCGTCCGCCGTACGCGCCTTACGGATCGGCAGGGCCGCCGTCGCGGTCACCGCGGTCGGAGTCGTCGGTCTCACCGTGCCGCCCGCGACCGCGCAGGCGGCCGGGCCCGTCCCGTCACCCGCGCCGAGCGTGGAGCGCGTGTCCGTCGCCGCCGACGGCACCCAGGCCGACAACAACTCGACCCACGCCTCCCTGTCACGCAACGGCGCCTTCACCGTCTTCCACAGTGCCGCCACCAACCTCACGTCGGAGCCCACGCCCCGCCCGCCCGGCGCGGTGCACGTCCGTGACAACGCCACCGGCGCGGTCAAACGGATCAGGGACTCCTTGCAGGACCCCGCCGTCAGCGACGACGGACGGTACGTCACCTACCTCGGCTGGGGCAGCCAGACGGTCAAGGTCAAACTGACCGACCTGGAGACCGGGCAGACGAGGACCGTCAGCAGCGGCCCGGCCAAGGCCGGGTCCAACAGCGCCACCATGAGCGCCGACGGCCGCTACATCGCCTTCACCCAGCTGCCCGACCACCCCTCGGTCCCGTCCCGCGTCGACGTCTACGACCGCGTCAAGGACACCTACGAGACCGTGAGCGAGGGCCCGCCGGTCTCCACCCGCGACATGCAGGAGCCGTCCATCAGCGCCGACGGCCGCTACGTCGCCTACCGCGACGCGGGCACCGGCGAGGTCTGGCGCTACGACCGCGACCAGCACACCCGCGTCCGCGTCGACGACAGCGGGTCGAGCGAACTCGTCCAGCTCAGCGGGAACGGCCGTACCGTCGCCATCAACACGACGGACGGCACCTACGTACGGGACGTACCCAACGGCGCGACCACGCGGCTGCCCGGCAAGAGGATCGACGCGCTCAGCCAGAACGGCCACCAGGTGCTCTACCAGAGCAACGGCCCCGTGGCGTACTCCGCGCTCCGCCTGCGCCACGTCCCGAGCGGCCGGGAGACCGACGTCCACGGCACCGCACGGGCCGTTCCCGGAGCCCTCGCCGGTGAGGACCGTCTCGTCTTCGACAGCCCCGACGCGGGCATCGTCCCGGGCGACACGAACGGCAAGGCCGACATCTTCCTGTGGCGGGCCCACCCGCCTCAGAACGGCAGGTAG
- a CDS encoding MarR family transcriptional regulator produces MVSSEGLAAGRRDRGGGGGAGGGGGAVVDEDDVVAVVMAASRLVMGMSARALAEVDETLSLPQLRTMVALEGCGPVKLAELAEVLGVNASTALRAVARLEAGGLVDRRANPDSRREVILTLTPSGAALVERVLRHRRREVAKLVEGVPPEARSGLVAGLRALLEVAGDRSIHVPEVAEEFRRVAP; encoded by the coding sequence ATGGTGTCGAGTGAGGGGCTCGCTGCCGGCCGCCGTGACCGGGGCGGCGGGGGCGGGGCCGGGGGCGGAGGCGGAGCGGTGGTCGACGAGGACGACGTGGTCGCTGTGGTGATGGCGGCGTCGCGCCTGGTGATGGGCATGTCGGCACGAGCACTGGCCGAGGTGGACGAGACGCTCTCGCTGCCGCAGCTGCGGACGATGGTCGCCCTGGAGGGGTGCGGCCCGGTCAAACTCGCCGAACTGGCCGAGGTGCTCGGAGTGAACGCCTCGACGGCGCTGCGCGCGGTGGCGCGGCTCGAAGCGGGGGGCCTCGTGGACCGGCGGGCCAATCCCGACAGCAGGCGCGAGGTGATCCTCACGCTGACGCCGTCGGGCGCGGCCCTGGTGGAGCGCGTCCTGCGGCACCGGCGCCGGGAGGTGGCCAAGCTCGTCGAAGGGGTGCCGCCCGAGGCACGGTCGGGCCTGGTGGCGGGGTTGCGGGCCTTGCTGGAGGTGGCGGGCGACCGTTCGATCCATGTGCCCGAGGTCGCCGAGGAGTTCCGGCGGGTGGCTCCTTGA
- a CDS encoding helix-turn-helix domain-containing protein produces MDHERTPSGRGVLEGAFLLLEELARVGEAGPTGLSHATGLPKSTVHRLLDQLTALGAVERLDGGYRIGATVARLGRSWNAHRALERNAALPLRHLVSVTRATVCLTVPHAGQMTVVTGIPAAAREFFPHLAGQTLPPDSAADVIFAAAGPTAAPPPQGHTAAQWTRRVRRAREQGADMHQYEWDGERNCLAVPVHAPSGEVVAAVGVAVVDTRRLTTTVEAAQRAARMLSTSLGRTPGAGTPRGC; encoded by the coding sequence ATGGACCACGAGCGCACGCCGTCCGGGCGCGGGGTGTTGGAGGGGGCCTTCCTCCTGTTGGAGGAGCTCGCCCGGGTGGGCGAGGCCGGGCCGACCGGCCTCAGTCACGCGACCGGACTGCCCAAGAGCACCGTGCACCGGCTGCTCGACCAGCTCACCGCCCTGGGCGCGGTGGAGCGGCTCGACGGGGGCTACCGCATCGGCGCGACCGTGGCCCGCCTGGGCCGGTCCTGGAACGCCCATCGGGCCCTGGAGAGGAACGCGGCGCTGCCCTTGCGGCACCTGGTCTCGGTGACGCGGGCGACGGTCTGCCTGACCGTTCCGCACGCCGGGCAGATGACGGTGGTGACCGGGATACCCGCGGCCGCCCGGGAGTTCTTCCCCCATCTGGCGGGCCAGACGCTGCCGCCCGACAGCGCCGCCGACGTGATCTTCGCCGCCGCGGGGCCGACGGCCGCACCGCCGCCCCAGGGGCACACCGCGGCCCAGTGGACCCGCCGGGTGCGCAGGGCCCGCGAGCAGGGCGCCGACATGCACCAGTACGAGTGGGACGGCGAGCGCAACTGCCTTGCGGTGCCGGTGCACGCCCCCTCGGGCGAGGTCGTCGCCGCCGTCGGCGTGGCCGTCGTGGACACGCGCCGCCTCACCACCACCGTGGAAGCCGCCCAGCGCGCCGCCCGCATGCTGAGCACGAGCCTGGGGCGGACACCCGGCGCCGGAACCCCGCGCGGCTGCTGA
- a CDS encoding RimK family alpha-L-glutamate ligase produces MEPQDRTRPVIAAPAHVWMLVRQHPTALRRSTRELADALAAAHGDRFAVWHTDELLFGVQDGRLVLHTLGGAELPAPEVVCVRQVAGPMRDDREVTLLRHLERMGSTLVNGVDAHLTSRNKLWQLQELALAGLPVPDTLSYATAPLEGVVRSPRLDGPCVVKSVSGCKGTQVFLAPDAQLLRALAGSLQHEVPFLFQEHVAHSHGRTLRVIVVDGEPVDAVLHTSGNGGLTANIAKGGSAALCRGRYPRAEELAVDAARALGLDIAGVDLLFASEDTYTVCEVNSVPGWRPAMEAVVPAITACVGRRLAARGEARTENPVDGPNRAVR; encoded by the coding sequence GTGGAGCCACAGGACCGTACCCGCCCGGTGATCGCTGCACCCGCGCACGTATGGATGCTGGTGCGGCAGCACCCCACCGCGCTGCGCAGGTCCACGCGTGAGCTCGCCGACGCCCTCGCGGCCGCCCACGGCGACCGTTTCGCGGTCTGGCACACCGACGAGCTGCTCTTCGGCGTCCAGGACGGCCGGTTGGTGCTGCACACCCTCGGCGGCGCGGAGCTGCCCGCTCCCGAGGTGGTGTGCGTGCGCCAGGTGGCGGGGCCCATGCGCGACGACCGCGAGGTGACCCTGCTCCGCCATCTGGAGCGCATGGGCAGCACCCTGGTCAACGGCGTCGACGCCCACCTCACCAGCCGCAACAAGCTCTGGCAGCTCCAGGAACTCGCCCTGGCGGGACTGCCCGTGCCCGACACCCTCTCCTACGCCACCGCGCCGCTCGAAGGCGTGGTCCGCAGCCCTCGGCTTGACGGGCCGTGCGTGGTGAAGTCCGTCAGCGGCTGCAAGGGCACGCAGGTGTTCCTCGCTCCCGACGCCCAGCTGCTGCGCGCGCTGGCCGGCAGTCTCCAGCACGAGGTGCCGTTCCTGTTCCAGGAGCACGTGGCCCACTCCCACGGCCGCACCCTGCGCGTCATCGTCGTCGACGGCGAGCCGGTGGACGCCGTGCTGCACACCTCCGGCAACGGCGGCCTCACCGCCAACATCGCCAAGGGCGGCTCCGCCGCGCTGTGCCGGGGGCGCTACCCGCGCGCGGAGGAGCTGGCGGTGGACGCGGCCCGCGCCCTGGGCCTGGACATCGCCGGGGTTGACCTGCTGTTCGCCTCGGAGGACACCTACACCGTCTGCGAGGTCAACTCCGTCCCCGGCTGGCGCCCGGCGATGGAGGCGGTCGTCCCCGCCATCACCGCCTGCGTCGGCCGTCGCCTGGCCGCCCGGGGCGAAGCCCGGACGGAAAACCCGGTGGACGGGCCGAATCGGGCGGTGCGATAG
- the narH gene encoding nitrate reductase subunit beta, whose protein sequence is MPRDEGAIGRCMAQVAMVMNLDKCIGCHTCSVTCKQTWTNRSGTEYAWFNNVETRPGQGYPRGYEDQDRWKGGWRLKHGRLVPRSGGRARRLARLFANPELPSLDDYYEPWTYDYDNLISAPLGDDVPTAAPRSQIDGRPTSVTWGPNWDDDLGGGPQHLAGDPVLRDIGEQVRLEYEQAFMFYLPRICEHCLNPSCVAVCPSGALYKRIEDGIVLVDQDRCRGWRMCVTGCPYKKVYFNHSTGKAEKCTLCYPRIEAGQPTVCSETCVGRLRYLGVILYDADKAGEAAATPDEKDLYQAQLDCFLDPFDPRVAAAAEASGIPHDWITAARRSPVYDLISRYQVALPLHPEYRTLPMVWYVPPLSPVVESLTATGHDGEDPAKLFAAIDTLRIPVSYLAGLFTAGDPAPVEAALCRLAAMRSHMRRVNLGEEQDPAIARAVGMDAGEVEAMYRLLALAKYDERYVIPTGYHTTATGDEPDGCSLDHDHGPGMFDADAFHTPPPGTEEPEPEHAGTSLRGRVNLLDWNGQGRPDGLFPGPEGHRA, encoded by the coding sequence ATGCCCCGTGACGAAGGCGCCATCGGACGCTGCATGGCACAGGTGGCGATGGTGATGAACCTCGACAAGTGCATCGGCTGCCACACCTGCTCGGTCACCTGCAAACAGACGTGGACCAACCGCTCGGGCACCGAGTACGCCTGGTTCAACAACGTCGAGACCCGCCCCGGCCAGGGCTACCCCCGCGGCTACGAGGACCAGGACAGGTGGAAGGGCGGCTGGCGGCTCAAGCACGGCCGTCTCGTGCCGCGCAGCGGCGGCCGCGCCCGCCGCCTCGCACGGCTCTTCGCCAACCCCGAACTGCCCTCCCTCGACGACTACTACGAGCCGTGGACCTACGACTACGACAACCTGATCAGCGCGCCCCTGGGCGACGACGTCCCCACGGCCGCGCCGCGTTCCCAGATCGACGGCCGCCCGACGTCCGTCACCTGGGGGCCCAACTGGGACGACGACCTCGGCGGCGGGCCCCAGCACCTCGCGGGCGACCCCGTCCTGAGGGACATCGGCGAACAGGTGCGCCTGGAGTACGAGCAGGCGTTCATGTTCTATCTGCCCCGCATCTGCGAGCACTGCCTCAACCCGTCCTGCGTCGCCGTGTGCCCCTCCGGCGCGCTGTACAAGCGCATCGAGGACGGCATCGTCCTCGTCGACCAGGACCGCTGCCGCGGCTGGCGCATGTGCGTCACCGGCTGCCCGTACAAGAAGGTCTACTTCAACCACAGCACCGGCAAGGCCGAGAAGTGCACCCTGTGCTACCCGCGCATCGAGGCCGGGCAGCCCACCGTCTGCTCCGAGACCTGCGTCGGCCGGCTGCGCTACCTCGGCGTGATCCTCTACGACGCCGACAAGGCGGGGGAGGCCGCGGCCACCCCCGACGAGAAGGACCTGTACCAGGCCCAACTGGACTGCTTCCTCGACCCCTTCGACCCCCGGGTGGCGGCCGCGGCCGAGGCGTCCGGCATCCCGCACGACTGGATCACGGCCGCCCGCCGCTCCCCGGTGTACGACCTGATCAGCCGGTACCAGGTGGCCCTGCCCCTGCATCCCGAGTACCGCACGCTGCCCATGGTCTGGTACGTGCCGCCGCTCTCCCCGGTGGTCGAGTCCCTCACCGCCACCGGCCACGACGGCGAGGACCCCGCCAAGCTCTTCGCCGCCATCGACACCCTGCGCATCCCCGTCTCCTACCTGGCCGGTCTGTTCACCGCGGGCGACCCCGCGCCCGTCGAGGCCGCGCTGTGCCGCCTCGCCGCGATGCGCTCCCACATGCGGCGCGTCAACCTCGGCGAGGAGCAGGACCCCGCCATCGCCCGCGCCGTCGGCATGGACGCCGGGGAGGTCGAGGCCATGTACCGGCTGCTCGCCCTCGCCAAGTACGACGAGCGCTACGTCATCCCCACCGGCTACCACACCACCGCCACCGGCGACGAGCCGGACGGCTGCAGCCTCGACCACGACCACGGCCCGGGCATGTTCGACGCCGACGCCTTCCACACCCCGCCGCCCGGCACCGAGGAGCCCGAGCCCGAACACGCCGGGACCTCGCTGCGCGGCCGTGTCAACCTCCTGGACTGGAACGGGCAGGGCCGCCCCGATGGCCTCTTCCCCGGCCCCGAAGGGCACCGGGCATGA
- the narJ gene encoding nitrate reductase molybdenum cofactor assembly chaperone has translation MSGTPLVHQAASLLLRHPDADWPHRLHAVTTALAAAPGRRAEPLLRFCAAVTDVPVLDLSARYVATFDRSRRRTLHLTYYTDGDTRRRGQSLLRWQDLYRAHGWQPPADELPDFLPLALEFAARCPAPGRTALREHRAAVELLRLALRDHRSPYADVLEAVCRTLPGASPTDRAAALRLARTGPPTETVGLLPFPRRTAAHPHEEETVS, from the coding sequence ATGAGCGGCACACCCCTCGTCCACCAGGCCGCTTCCCTGCTCCTGCGTCACCCCGACGCGGACTGGCCGCACCGGCTCCACGCGGTCACCACGGCCCTCGCCGCCGCCCCCGGCCGGCGCGCGGAACCGCTGCTCCGGTTCTGCGCGGCCGTCACCGACGTCCCCGTGCTCGACCTGTCCGCGCGCTATGTGGCGACCTTCGACCGCAGCCGCAGGCGCACCCTGCACCTGACGTACTACACCGACGGCGACACGCGCCGCCGCGGCCAGTCCCTGCTGCGCTGGCAGGATCTGTACCGCGCGCACGGGTGGCAGCCGCCCGCCGACGAACTGCCCGACTTCCTGCCCCTGGCCCTGGAATTCGCCGCCCGCTGCCCCGCACCGGGGCGCACCGCCCTGCGGGAGCACCGCGCCGCCGTCGAACTCCTCCGGCTCGCCCTGCGCGACCACCGCAGCCCCTACGCCGACGTCCTCGAAGCCGTCTGCCGCACCCTGCCCGGCGCGTCGCCCACCGACCGCGCCGCCGCACTGCGCCTGGCCCGGACGGGACCGCCCACCGAGACGGTCGGACTCCTGCCCTTCCCCCGACGAACCGCTGCGCACCCGCACGAGGAGGAGACCGTCTCGTGA
- a CDS encoding tellurite resistance/C4-dicarboxylate transporter family protein: protein MRDGLRLRDRCRSLPPACFAPVMATGIVSRALNEAGIRTASTLLFAFACALYAVLLVASGAKALFHPAALRAELTDPARVFGHFTFVAASGVLATRLSHGPARGTAYVLLAVAGAAWAVLALGLPRLPRSAAREADGTWFLAAVGLQSLVLCLTSLPPRPVLVPLAFALWWCGVLLYAGTATVLGHRLLRHPPGPARCTPAYWVTMGAVAISTLAGTQLHDHEDLLPPAARGTLALAVVVLWSWATVLIPPLLATGWWRHLHHRVPLAYEPALWCVVFPVGMYATATARVTATLTPHAPGAAVRLLAWVAAAVWLTVQGHAVAARRPARP from the coding sequence GTGAGGGACGGGCTCCGGCTCCGTGACCGGTGCCGGTCGCTGCCACCGGCGTGCTTCGCGCCCGTCATGGCCACCGGCATCGTGTCCCGGGCCCTGAACGAAGCCGGGATCCGCACCGCCTCCACGCTGCTCTTCGCCTTCGCGTGCGCGCTCTACGCCGTCCTCCTGGTGGCGAGCGGCGCCAAGGCCCTGTTCCACCCCGCGGCCCTCCGAGCCGAACTCACCGACCCCGCCCGGGTGTTCGGCCACTTCACCTTCGTCGCGGCCTCCGGCGTCCTCGCCACCCGCCTCAGCCACGGCCCCGCACGCGGCACGGCGTACGTCCTGCTCGCCGTGGCGGGCGCGGCCTGGGCGGTGCTCGCCCTCGGCCTCCCGCGCCTGCCGCGTTCGGCCGCGCGGGAGGCCGACGGCACCTGGTTCCTGGCCGCCGTCGGCCTCCAGTCGCTGGTCCTCTGCCTCACCAGCCTGCCGCCGCGCCCCGTGCTCGTACCGCTCGCGTTCGCCCTGTGGTGGTGCGGGGTCCTGCTGTACGCGGGCACCGCCACCGTCCTCGGCCACCGGCTGCTGCGCCATCCGCCGGGCCCCGCGCGCTGCACTCCGGCGTACTGGGTCACGATGGGAGCCGTGGCCATCAGCACGCTCGCGGGCACCCAACTCCACGACCACGAAGACCTCTTGCCGCCCGCGGCCCGCGGCACGCTCGCCCTCGCCGTGGTCGTCCTGTGGAGCTGGGCGACCGTGCTCATACCGCCGCTGCTCGCCACGGGCTGGTGGCGGCACCTCCACCACCGCGTCCCGCTGGCGTACGAGCCCGCCCTGTGGTGTGTCGTCTTCCCCGTCGGCATGTACGCCACCGCCACCGCGCGCGTCACCGCCACGCTGACGCCGCACGCGCCGGGCGCGGCCGTCCGTCTGCTCGCCTGGGTCGCGGCGGCGGTGTGGCTGACGGTGCAGGGGCACGCGGTGGCGGCGCGGCGTCCCGCTCGCCCCTGA